In Leptospira bourretii, the genomic window TTTGGTAAGTTCGTCCATGTTAGCTGATCTCGATAGGAAGAGGTAGTTTGCAGATTTCTAATTCCGAAACAGATTTCGCATAACTCAGAAGTTTTGATTCATCAAAATGGGATGAAGTAATTTGTAAACCAATGGGAAGGTTTCCTGAATCCAATCCAGCAGGACAACTGATGGCAGGGACCCCAGCTAAGTTAACCGAAGTGGTAAGGATATCCGCTTGGTACATTTGGATTGGATCCTTTGTTTTTTCCCCAACTTTGAATGCTGTCGTAGGTGAAGTTGGTTGAAAAATAATATCGACTGACTTAAAGAATTCAGCATATTGTTTGCGAATGAGAACTCTTGCTTTTTGGGCTTTTCCGTAATACGCATCATAGTAACCAGAACTTAAAGAAAACGTTCCGAGTAGAATTCGGCGTTTGACTTCTGGGCCAAATCCTTGGGTTCTAGATTCAGAATATAAATCATCCAATTTACCAGCGCCTTCTTTTCTTAATCCATAACGAATTCCATCAAAACGGCTTAGGTTGGAAGAACATTCTGCAGTAGCGATTAAATAATAAACTGGAATTGCATACTTTAATAAAGAAAAATCAAGTGGAACAAGAATTGCCCCCTTCGATTCTATTTCTTTTAATATATCCGTATAACGTTTGTTTACGTCTGGTGAAAAGTTGAATTCTTCCGTTTTCATCACACCAATTCGTTTTCCTTTCCAATCAATGGCAGAAACTGAATTTGTTTCAAAGGAATCTACTTTTGCAGTCGTTTGGTCTTTGTGATCCAATCCAGAAATAATTTCTAATAGGTCAGAAATCCCTTGTAAATCATTAGAAAAAGGTCCAATTTGGTCGAGACTAGATGCATAAGCCACAAGTCCATATCTGGAAACACGACCATATGTAGGTTTTAAACCCCAGATTCCACAGAGTGCAGCAGGTTGTCGGATGGAACCTCCTGTGTCGGAGCCGAGAGAAACCGGTAACATAGAGGCAGCTACTGCAGCCGCCGAACCGCCGCTAGATCCTCCAGGAATTCTATTTGTATCAAAAGGATTTCTTGTTGTTTGGAACGCACTGTTTTCCGTAGAGGAACCCATAGCAAACTCATCCATATTGAGCCTAGGAAATAAAACAAAACCTTTTTCTTTTAGTTTTTGAATGACTGATGCATCGTATGGGGAACGAAAGTTTTCTAAAATATGAGAAGAACAAGAAGTGATTTCGCCAGAGATACAGATATTATCTTTGATTCCAATGGGAATTCCATCGAATTCGGAAAGTAACTTTCCTGCTTTTCTTCGATTGTCGCTTTCTTCTGCTTGGGCTAAAATTCGTTCCTTATTGAATTCTAAAAACGCTTTTACCTTTGCATCTGTTGCTTCGATTCGTTTGATATAAGCTAATACTAGTTCTTTGGAACTAAGACTTCCATCATTCAGTTTTGTTTTGATCTCAGAATAAGTGAGAAAAATTAAGTCTTTCATGTTTCAATCACCTTTGGAACCACAACATATCCATTTTCATAAGCCGGAGCAATTTTTGCTAAATCGTCCCTTTTTAAACCGTTTTCAGCTAAATCTTTTCTTAATTCATAGAAGATTTGTTCATAAATTTCATCATCACCTACACTGGAAGTGTCTAGGTTTTTGATTTCGTCCACATATTGTACAATCCGAGAAAAGTCACCTAACATGGAAGATACTTCGGCATCATCAATGTTAAGTTTTGCCAAATTGGCAATGTTTTTTAATTCTTTTTCATCCATAAGTTTTCCTCAGTATGCATTCCTATCAATAATTGCTTTTAAGGGTGTTAATAAAATGATTTTGATATCGAGTAATAATGACCAGTTCTCAATATAAAATATATCTGCCTCAATTCGTTTTTCAATGGAGGTGTCTCCGCGAAATCCTTGGACCTGTGCCCAACCAGTAATTCCAGCTTTAGCTGCATGCCGTCTCATATATTGCAAATGTTCGTTTCTGAATTTTTCAACATAAAATGGACGTTCAGGCCTTGGTCCGACAACGGACATGTCACCAAGTAATACATTAAAAAATTGTGGTGTTTCATCTAATGATAATTTCCTAAGAACTGCACCAACGGCAGTCACCCGAGGGTCATCCTTGATTGTCCATAAAGTATCAGATTTTTCTTTGGCCTGTACTACCATGGATCGAAACTTGATCATACCAAAAACTTTGTTATCAAGTCCAACTCGCTCTTGTTTGTAAAAGATTGGGCCTCTACTTGTTAGTTTTACAAGTAATGCGATAATTAAATAAAAAGGAC contains:
- the gatA gene encoding Asp-tRNA(Asn)/Glu-tRNA(Gln) amidotransferase subunit GatA, producing MKDLIFLTYSEIKTKLNDGSLSSKELVLAYIKRIEATDAKVKAFLEFNKERILAQAEESDNRRKAGKLLSEFDGIPIGIKDNICISGEITSCSSHILENFRSPYDASVIQKLKEKGFVLFPRLNMDEFAMGSSTENSAFQTTRNPFDTNRIPGGSSGGSAAAVAASMLPVSLGSDTGGSIRQPAALCGIWGLKPTYGRVSRYGLVAYASSLDQIGPFSNDLQGISDLLEIISGLDHKDQTTAKVDSFETNSVSAIDWKGKRIGVMKTEEFNFSPDVNKRYTDILKEIESKGAILVPLDFSLLKYAIPVYYLIATAECSSNLSRFDGIRYGLRKEGAGKLDDLYSESRTQGFGPEVKRRILLGTFSLSSGYYDAYYGKAQKARVLIRKQYAEFFKSVDIIFQPTSPTTAFKVGEKTKDPIQMYQADILTTSVNLAGVPAISCPAGLDSGNLPIGLQITSSHFDESKLLSYAKSVSELEICKLPLPIEIS
- the gatC gene encoding Asp-tRNA(Asn)/Glu-tRNA(Gln) amidotransferase subunit GatC codes for the protein MDEKELKNIANLAKLNIDDAEVSSMLGDFSRIVQYVDEIKNLDTSSVGDDEIYEQIFYELRKDLAENGLKRDDLAKIAPAYENGYVVVPKVIET